The Ignicoccus islandicus DSM 13165 sequence TGAACGCTATTTTACTCAGCCACGCTCATTTAGATCACAGCGGCGCTTTACCGCTCCTCTACAGCAGTATAAGAATACCGATTTACATGACTAGAACTACGAGGGATCTAACCGGAATACTTATAAACGATTTCTTGAAGCTCTCAGGATATTACGTCCCTTACGGGCACACCGAAGTAAAAGAGATGATGTCCTCGGTAAGACTAGTGAAATATAGAAAGGAGTTTCAAATTCCGGAGGCAAGTGGTGCAACCGTAACTTTCTACGATGCCGGTCACATTCCCGGAAGCGCAATGATAAAAGTGGAAATGCCAGATGGAGCAAAGGTCCTCTATACTGGCGATGTAAAGGTTCACCCAACGAAGCTGCTCAGTGGCGCTGACTTGAACGGTCTAGAAGCAGACGTTCTCATTATCGAAGGAACGTACGGGAAGAGCATACACCCGAGAAGAGAAGACGTAGAGGCCCTCCTCGTTGGTGACGTAGAGGAAGTTGCTGCCCAAGGAGGTACAATATTGATACCAGCCTTCAGCGTAGGTAGAAGCCAAGAAGTACTGTGCATATTACATGAGAGGGGTATTGATATTCCAATATATCTAGATGGAATGGTAAGAGGTGTCACAGAACTCCTTATACAGTCGCAAAACAAAAACTCTCTAAGGAACCCAGATCTTCTGGAGAAAGCGTTCGAGGAAGCGTATGTAGTAAGAGGATGGAAGGATAGGAAGCAGATATGGAAAAGGCCGTCTGTTATAATAGCGTCTGCTGGGATGTTAAGAGGCGGACCTTCTCTTTATTATGCCCGTCATCTTCAGAACGAAGCCAGAGCCGCCACATTCCTAGTTTCATTCCAAGCTCCGGGGACTCCCGGACGGAGATTACTAGAAGAAGGTAGATTGGAACCCGACTCCGGGGAGTTCAAACCACGCTTAGAATGGTTCGACTTATCTAGCCATGCTGGTCTCGATGAGTTACTGAAAATTGTTGGATCTATAAAGAACTTAAAGAAGGTAATAATCGTACACTCAGAAGAGAGTACGGCTCAATACTTCGCCGAAAGAATAAAGGAATCATATGACCTAGATGTAATTATACCGAACCCTAACGAAACCATCAAAATTGATATATGACTTACTCGAAAATAGTTATTGCCTCACAACCGCTTTTTTCCTTTATTTCGTTCAGTACTTTATCTAATTCGTTGGTAGGTACAATTATTACGTACATCTTACGGGCTGTCTTCACCTTAACTTTGCTTTTTTCGGCACCTTTCGTTACCTTACATTCGACTATATTCTTGTTAGGTTTCGATAAAACTCTTTCATTTAATTCTTCTATGGATTGAAGAAGTACTGGCATCCTTTACTCCACCCTCATCTGGAGTCTATAACGACTTATTTAACGATTGAGACACCTTTCTATATATTCTCTCTTAAGGTCTCTCTCTACGACCTCTCCCCGAGGACTCAGCTCGGTCCACGTCCTTCCTCTGAAGAGCGTTGCTTGCGTTCCTTCATCGAGCCAACAATCTGGTGGTAAACCGGCCTTAATGCAAGTCTCGGCGATGAACGTCTCTTCGTCCCAACAATATTCCACTGGTACCTCTGGTAAGAGTACGCCGCTGAACGGTCCTCTTCTTATTATTATTCCCGTTTCACCTATCTTTATTTTCTTTAAGGCTTCACGAGCACTGTACGTTTCGTGATCTCCCAAGACGCTTACCTCAACGACTAAATGGTCCATCTCATCCAGCGATACTGGGTAGAATCTTGGGTCGCTAGTAGCCGCCGCTATTGCTACGTCTACTACAGTCTCAGCTAGCGGCTTTATGGGTTCTACGTAACCTATACATCCTCTTAACTCTCTATGGGGATAAGTAAGTAAAGTTACGAATGCCGCGCCTTCTTCCAGTAATCTAGGAGGTACGTCTTCGGGCATTATTCTCCTTCCGGTCCTTAGGTACTCCTCAATAGCTCTCCTAGCTAACTTGACCAGATATTTACCATCTTCTAAAGTAAGTGAATCTAGAGATATTACCATACTACTGCTCCGAAGCGTAGAAGTCGTTTCGAGCTTAGTAAGCTTACGACTTGTAGAACGCTTACAATACTTTACTTCAACTTAACAAAGGCCTTTCCGAGGGTAGACTTGAATGAAAATCGCTCCGGGATCACTAGTATTAGATGGAAGTTTGTTCGAGGAACTTAAACATAGATTCTACCGCGTAGTCGCTAATAGGAGTGCCTTCATATTGGATGAACCGTTTATTGCAAAGGTCGTTTGTTACGGTGAAAAGTTATTCGTAAGCTTTCGCCAAGGGAGCTTAATAGTGAATACTGAAGACGACGAGGTAGTAGATGAATTATTGGATCTTGGAGCTTGTATAGTAATGGAATACGCCTGGGCTAATCTACGAGAATTAAATTGGGTTCTAAGGGAAGTGCCTAACTGGTTGGTAGAAGACGCGAAAAAGGCAGGATTTTCCATAAATAATAGAACAGGCTTAGGAACATTGAAAAGCTTCAACGAGACTGACTGTGAAGGCGAGTTACGCCTAGTTAAACCGTGGCACCCAACGGTAATAGGAATGGAAAACGGTGACGTTTGTTTTACTAAGTGTAAAACTAATCAGCCGGAACATGGTGACGTAATCGCTAGTTGCAATGGCTTTCCTGCTTTAGAAATAATAGGAGAAAACGAAGCGTTCGTGACCCCGCTGAGCGAACCATGGAAAGCGTTACCCATAGTTGCATATGTAGGTTCAAGACCCACGTAATGGGGATGAGAAATGCACGTCAGGCTGAGCTCGCGTGATGATGATTGGCCTTTATGACCCACTTAATTCGATAATACCTCTCTTTAGGAACTCTCCGGCTCGGAGACCTATTTCAGGTCCGCTTCCGATTAATTCTACATCCAAACGGGTCTTTATCTTCAAATCGAAGGCAACCGCCTTTAGCATTATCCCATTATCATTAACAAAAGATATTGCTCCCAGGGGAATATGACATCCACCACCAAAGGAAAGTAGAACGTTTCTTTCAGTTCTAGCCATTAGCTCGGAGCGATTGTCGCTCACCTTCCTTAACATCTCGTATAGTTCTGAGTCCTTGCGTGTAACGGCCACTACTATCCCTTGAGCAGGAGATGGAGTGAACGTTTTCCAATCCAAACGCTGGTATTCGACGTCAATTCCTAACCTGCGTAAACCTGCCTCAGCGAGAATTATGGCGTCGTATTCCCCTTCTCTTAACTTTCTTAGCCGGGTATCTACGTTACCTCTAAGGTCGCGTACTTCTAGATCGGGGCGTAAGTTCTTTATTAGGGCTTTCCTCCTTGCAGAGGAAGTTCCTACGACCGCTCCACTTGGAAGTTCTTCCAGTCTCTCACCATTTCTACTAATTAAGACGTCATAGGGAGGGTCGCGAGGTAAGTATAAAGCTATTACTAATTCGTCACTCAATTTAGTACTTAAGTCCTTTAGCGAATGAACCGCCACGTCAGCCTTTCCATCTATTACGGCCTTATTCACTTCCTTTTCGAAGAGCCCAACGTGACCTTTCTTAGCTAGTTCTTCAAAAGGCAACTGAAACTTGTCTCCCGTAGTTTTTACTTTAATCACTTCGAACTCGATTCCATCGTAATGTTTCGTTAAATATTCTTGGAACGTTTCGACTTGTTTTAAGCTAAGCTTACTTCCTCGAGCGGCAATGCGTACTCTCAAGCTTGAAGCACCTTAGCTACTTCCGATATCACATCGATCGTTCTCTCAACTATATCACTAGCATGCGCTGCCGAAGTGAACCAAGCTTCGAACATGCTTGGTGCAATGAAGACGCCCCTCTTAAGGAGTTCCGTATGCAATCTTTCAATTAACGCTCTATCAGCTTTTTGAGCGTCACTATAGTTTTCAACTTTCTCAACCTTAGGGAACCACTGGAACATGCTAGCTATATGATTAACAACGCCTCCAAACTTACTTACGAGTTCTTGTTCTATAGCCTTTACCACAGCGTGCGCCGCTGAGTTAGCGGTTTCGTAAACGTAATCGCGCTCTAGTTCGGAAATCGTTGCTAATCCCGCAATCATTGTTACGGGATGGGCATTGAAAGTACCAGCATTAAACACCGGGCCAGAAGGCGCCAAGTATTCCATTATCTCTTTCTTACCTCCAACAGCACCAACGGGGAATCCTCCACCTATTATCTTTCCGAGGGTCGTAATGTCAGGTATGACGTTATATCTAGCTTGGGCCCCTCCAAGACCTAGCCTATAGCCGGTAATTACTTCATCGAAAATAAGTAAAGCGCCGACGTCATCTGCTATTCTCCTCAACTCCTTTAGGAAATTATCTTTTGGGAGAATTACACCTGCATTACCCATTACTGGCTCCACTATAATAGCTGCTAGATCGTCTTGATTCTCTTTAGCTACCTTTTCTGTTGTTTCTACGTCGTTAAACGGAACGACTAGAGTGAGTCTACTTAGCTCCTCGGGTATACCGGCTGAGCCGGGAACACCGTAATGCGAAACCGCACTTCCGGCCTTTACTAGGAGACTGTCGTTAGAGCCGTGATAGCATCCATCGAACTTGATTATTTTCTTCCTCTTGGTGTACCCGCGTGCGAGACGTATCGCAGTAACTGTTGCTTCAGTTCCCGAATTGACGAACCTTACCATGTCTATTGAAGGGAAATGAGAAATTATTTTTTCGGCAAGCTTTATCTCAGCTTCGTAAGGAGTGCCGTATAACCATCCAAGCTCCAATTGTTCCTCTACTGCTTCCTTAACGCGTGGGTGTTGGTGACCTAGGATTAAAGGCCCGTACGCTAGTACGTAGTCAATCAATTCGTCTCCATCTACAGTAGTGAGGATAGCTCCTTCAGCCTTCTTAACATAGAAGGGATACGGCTTTACAGCTGCCCTTATGGGGCTATTAACGCCACCTGGAAATAGTTCCTTTGCTTTTTCGAATAACTCCTTAGAATTCATACCTAAACGTCCCTATGAATCGTGCGGAGGTACGATATATCTACTTTGAGTGAAGTCTCTACTTGTTTCTCCAGAAATGCGATTGATATATTAACACCGGGATTGGTGTAGGTAAGGGGATCAATACTATGCTATCAGTGGACATGCCTATAGCAGCCGCAGTATTGGCATTCTTGCTGACGCTCTGGCTCATCTATTTCTCTCCCGTCTCATGGATTGTGAAATCGACGATGGATATACTCTCCGATCCCATTGTCTCGCTTGTGTCCTCGGTGGTTGCAATAGCTGCTGCGATGTATGTTCTTCAAATGATATAAATTGGGGTGAATCGTCATGATTAGCTTGGATCCCGTAACTATATTCGTGTTCCTCGTGGTATACGTCGTAACCTATGCTATCACTAAGAGGCTCTTGCAAGACTTCGTTATACCATTGCTGATGGCCCTTGGCGTCGCCTACTACGCCTACTACGCCGTAGCCGCCATACTGGGTACGTGAGAAAGCTCTGTGATACTGCTCACTAACGTCATCGAGAAGTAGGTGTAAGTAAATTTGAGTTGTTTTTATATCGCTGTGACCAAGTAACTTTTGAAGGGCTGGTAGACTCATTCCCCTCCTTAACGCCTCGGTTGCAAAGGTGTGTCGAAGAACGTGAGGATGTACTCTTTCAGGAGAGAGCCCGGCCTTTCGTGCCAACTTCTTTAGTCTCTTATAAAGCCCTTGATAACTAAGCGGTATTAGTTTCCTTGTTTTAGAAATAAGCGGCCACGCTTGACGCAATGCCTCTTCAGTAAGAGGTCCGAATAAGACTATTCTTTCTTTTCCATACTTACCTCTCACCCTTATAGCTCTTCTCCTGAAATCGATGTCTCTAATTTCGATATTAAGAGCTTCCGAAGCTCTTAGACCTGTCTCTAGGAGTAGGGATACTATCAATCTATCTATAGGATCTACTGCCACCGATATGAGTGCATTAACTTCCTCAGGGGTTAAGGCATCAACTACATCACGTCTCGGCTTAGGAACTACGGGTAATCCATCTAGACCTATCCACTTAAGGAAGTTCCGCACAAAAAGGCTGTAGTAATGGAGTGTGGTTTGGAGCGCTTTTTTGTCGTTCTTATATTTTTTCGAA is a genomic window containing:
- a CDS encoding MBL fold metallo-hydrolase, whose protein sequence is MSSVEITFLGGAREVGRAAYVVKDSKATLLMDYGVSFDEEDRPVLPGHVSPKDLNAILLSHAHLDHSGALPLLYSSIRIPIYMTRTTRDLTGILINDFLKLSGYYVPYGHTEVKEMMSSVRLVKYRKEFQIPEASGATVTFYDAGHIPGSAMIKVEMPDGAKVLYTGDVKVHPTKLLSGADLNGLEADVLIIEGTYGKSIHPRREDVEALLVGDVEEVAAQGGTILIPAFSVGRSQEVLCILHERGIDIPIYLDGMVRGVTELLIQSQNKNSLRNPDLLEKAFEEAYVVRGWKDRKQIWKRPSVIIASAGMLRGGPSLYYARHLQNEARAATFLVSFQAPGTPGRRLLEEGRLEPDSGEFKPRLEWFDLSSHAGLDELLKIVGSIKNLKKVIIVHSEESTAQYFAERIKESYDLDVIIPNPNETIKIDI
- a CDS encoding TIGR00296 family protein, which codes for MVISLDSLTLEDGKYLVKLARRAIEEYLRTGRRIMPEDVPPRLLEEGAAFVTLLTYPHRELRGCIGYVEPIKPLAETVVDVAIAAATSDPRFYPVSLDEMDHLVVEVSVLGDHETYSAREALKKIKIGETGIIIRRGPFSGVLLPEVPVEYCWDEETFIAETCIKAGLPPDCWLDEGTQATLFRGRTWTELSPRGEVVERDLKREYIERCLNR
- the hemC gene encoding hydroxymethylbilane synthase codes for the protein MRVRIAARGSKLSLKQVETFQEYLTKHYDGIEFEVIKVKTTGDKFQLPFEELAKKGHVGLFEKEVNKAVIDGKADVAVHSLKDLSTKLSDELVIALYLPRDPPYDVLISRNGERLEELPSGAVVGTSSARRKALIKNLRPDLEVRDLRGNVDTRLRKLREGEYDAIILAEAGLRRLGIDVEYQRLDWKTFTPSPAQGIVVAVTRKDSELYEMLRKVSDNRSELMARTERNVLLSFGGGCHIPLGAISFVNDNGIMLKAVAFDLKIKTRLDVELIGSGPEIGLRAGEFLKRGIIELSGS
- the hemL gene encoding glutamate-1-semialdehyde 2,1-aminomutase, yielding MNSKELFEKAKELFPGGVNSPIRAAVKPYPFYVKKAEGAILTTVDGDELIDYVLAYGPLILGHQHPRVKEAVEEQLELGWLYGTPYEAEIKLAEKIISHFPSIDMVRFVNSGTEATVTAIRLARGYTKRKKIIKFDGCYHGSNDSLLVKAGSAVSHYGVPGSAGIPEELSRLTLVVPFNDVETTEKVAKENQDDLAAIIVEPVMGNAGVILPKDNFLKELRRIADDVGALLIFDEVITGYRLGLGGAQARYNVIPDITTLGKIIGGGFPVGAVGGKKEIMEYLAPSGPVFNAGTFNAHPVTMIAGLATISELERDYVYETANSAAHAVVKAIEQELVSKFGGVVNHIASMFQWFPKVEKVENYSDAQKADRALIERLHTELLKRGVFIAPSMFEAWFTSAAHASDIVERTIDVISEVAKVLQA
- the xerA gene encoding site-specific tyrosine recombinase/integron integrase, which produces MGRLKYPPMKPNLEWRISEAMQVFLDFMEASGANPKTIKSYRVAIMDFARYLGDKPLKEIGYTDYLNWIKYRMRTGFSKKYKNDKKALQTTLHYYSLFVRNFLKWIGLDGLPVVPKPRRDVVDALTPEEVNALISVAVDPIDRLIVSLLLETGLRASEALNIEIRDIDFRRRAIRVRGKYGKERIVLFGPLTEEALRQAWPLISKTRKLIPLSYQGLYKRLKKLARKAGLSPERVHPHVLRHTFATEALRRGMSLPALQKLLGHSDIKTTQIYLHLLLDDVSEQYHRAFSRTQYGGYGVVGVVGDAKGHQQWYNEVLQEPLSDSIGYDVYHEEHEYSYGIQANHDDSPQFISFEEHTSQQLLQPPRTQARQWDRRVYPSSISQSMRRERNR